Proteins encoded in a region of the Vicia villosa cultivar HV-30 ecotype Madison, WI linkage group LG5, Vvil1.0, whole genome shotgun sequence genome:
- the LOC131602900 gene encoding auxilin-related protein 2-like: MNDFDGLLAPDFGLKPQGKSAPMAPSSKGSSNNPNSTSLNFDFGSRSARASDSRFGSSTARHTRDAGSFDDLFASTGSKPRGADAPFDLDSMFTGSGGDFASKSGNSSPPPVYDKPVYDDDVFDGVPGLKSTGKVTFDNVFASPKSESDGAFDDLLGGFGKESKGSGRKGSEKDDKGGSDFDDLLPGFGRSRPPSSDRHAPDIGLSSEPTASVSKTTSTATEDPFKVFESTSPPMHSSTGNYTDPLEEIGKFSSSRSTKNSSSSTSNGRVYEDIDPFDGLGRSVPAFSSEKNSSKTNSSQGLNTNTSWTRDKEPTDKLSETSPDRHSPKDTPVESDPDFLQPPFYMPTFSSDSNKPAGQRSTSPPNNMSPKYEENLESYEDVWLTVSEIPLFTQPTAAPPPSRPPPPRPVHIRKSGTGSPASTNTRKKADEFSSFPGSTRSSHGPKSAPAAAAVSPTSQFDELDDFAMGSSHSNDVESGNGLPDDEWERNTAAAAMKEAMDKAEAKFRHAKEVREREYTKAAKSKETVQSEKDDRAVLEEREKQERLERERQQKEREEKEQRRLMKEREERDKARQAVERATREARERAATEARQRAERAAVGKANAEARERAERAAVQRAHAEARERAAAEAKLRAEKAAAEAKEREARERATAARAEAEARVKAERAAERAAAEARERAAASARMNQQKNENDLESFFGMGARPNSAPRPPRTNSTESVFETQFQSDATRKSTSVSSNMKKASSSTNIVDDLTSIFGAAPSSGEFQEVEGETEERRRARLERHQRSQERVAKALAEKNQRDLQSQREQAERSRIGETLDFEIKRWSAGKDGNLRALLSTLQYVLWPECGWQPVGLTDLITAAAVKKAYRKATLCIHPDKVQQKGATLQQKYIAEKVFDLLKEAWNKFNSEELF; the protein is encoded by the exons ATGAACGATTTCGATGGCCTTTTGGCTCCCGATTTCGGTCTCAAACCGCAAGGTAAATCCGCTCCAATGGCTCCTTCATCTAAAGGATCTTCCAACAATCCCAATTCAACTTCTCTCAACTTCGATTTCGGATCGCGATCCGCTCGTGCATCCGATTCCAGATTCGGATCCTCAACCGCCCGTCACACGCGCGACGCCGGCAGTTTCGACGATCTGTTCGCCTCTACCGGATCCAAGCCTCGTGGAGCCGATGCACCGTTCGATTTGGACTCCATGTTTACGGGATCCGGCGGTGATTTCGCATCTAAGTCGGGGAATTCTTCTCCGCCGCCGGTTTATGATAAACCGGTGTACGATGATGATGTTTTTGACGGTGTGCCTGGGTTGAAGAGCACGGGGAAGGTTACTTTTGATAATGTTTTTGCGTCACCGAAATCGGAAAGTGATGGTGCATTTGATGACCTTCTCGGTGGATTTGGTAAGGAATCAAAGGGTTCCGGTAGGAAGGGTTCGGAGAAAGATGATAAAGGtggttctgattttgatgatttACTACCTGGATTTGGAAGAAGTAGACCACCGTCTAGTGACAG GCATGCTCCTGATATTGGTTTGTCCTCGGAACCAACTGCAAGCGTATCTAAAACGACATCCACTGCAACAGAAGACCCTTTCAAAGTATTTGAATCAACTTCACCTCCAATGCATTCATCCACTGGCAACTATACCGACCCTTTGGAAGAAATTGGTAAATTTAGTAGTTCTAGAAGCACAAAAAATAGTAGTTCATCAACTTCAAATGGAAGAGTATATGAAGATATTGACCCTTTTGATGGGCTCGGAAGATCTGTTCCAGCATTCTCATCTGAGAAAAATAGCAGTAAGACTAACAGTTCTCAAGGGTTGAACACAAACACAAGTTGGACTAGAGATAAAGAGCCTACTGATAAGTTGTCTGAGACGAGTCCGGATAGGCACTCACCAAAAGACACTCCCGTTGAAAGTGATCCGGATTTTCTGCAGCCCCCATTTTACATGCCTACATTTTCATCTGATTCTAATAAACCAGCTGGCCAAAGGTCTACTTCCCCTCCAAATAACATGTCTCCAAAGTATGAAGAAAacttggaatcttatgaggacgTGTGGCTGACAGTGTCAGAGATTCCTCTTTTTACGCAACCAACCGCTGCTCCGCCACCTTCAAGACCTCCTCCTCCACGACCAGTGCATATTCGCAAGTCAGGAACAGGGTCCCCGGCTTCTACTAATACTAGAAAGAAGGCTGATGAATTTTCTTCTTTCCCGGGTTCCACCCGATCCTCCCATGGTCCTAAGTCTGCTCCAGCTGCTGCAGCAGTATCACCAACATCTCAGTTTGATGAACTTGATGATTTTGCCATGGGCAGTAGTCATAGTAATGATGTTGAGAGTGGAAATGGTCTTCCTGACGATGAGTGGGAGAGGAACACGGCTGCTGCAGCCATGAAGGAAGCAATGGATAAGGCTGAGGCTAAATTTAGGCACGCGAAGGAAGTCAGGGAGAGAGAGTATACAAAGGCTGCTAAAAGCAAAGAAACTGTGCAATCGGAAAAAGATGACAGAGCTGTACTAGAGGAGAGAGAAAAACAAGAAAGGTTAGAACGTGAGCGGCAGCAAAAGGAGAGAGAGGAAAAGGAGCAAAGAAGATTAATGAAGGAAAGGGAGGAGAGAGATAAGGCTAGACAGGCCGTAGAAAGAGCTACAAGAGAAGCTCGTGAAAGAGCGGCCACTGAAGCACGCCAGAGAGCTGAGAGGGCTGCTGTTGGGAAAGCTAATGCTGAAGCTCGAGAGCGTGCTGAAAGAGCTGCTGTGCAAAGGGCACATGCTGAAGCCCGTGAAAGGGCTGCTGCAGAAGCCAAGTTAAGAGCTGAAAAGGCTGCTGCAGAGGCAAAGGAGAGAGAAGCACGGGAAAGAGCTACAGCTGCAAGGGCTGAAGCTGAAGCACGAGTTAAAGCTGAACGTGCTGCAGAAAGGGCTGCTGCCGAGGCCAGAGAGAGGGCTGCAGCTTCTGCAAGGATGAACCAACAGAAGAATGAAAATGATCTTGAATCCTTCTTTGGTATGGGTGCAAGACCCAACAGTGCTCCAAGGCCTCCTAGGACTAATTCTACA GAGTCGGTATTTGAAACCCAATTTCAGTCCGATGCAACAAGGAAATCTACAAGTGTATCTTCAAATATGAAGAAAGCATCATCGTCGACTAATATTGTTGATGATCTAACATCAATTTTTGGAG CTGCTCCGTCATCTGGAGAGTTTCAAGAAGTTGAAGGGGAAACTGAAGAAAGACGAAGAGCTAGGTTGGAACGCCACCAGAGGTCTCAGGAGCGTGTG GCAAAAGCATTGGCTGAGAAGAATCAGCGGGACTTGCAAAGTCAAAGAGAGCAAGCTGAGAGAAGT AGGATTGGTGAAACCCTGGATTTTGAAATTAAGCGGTGGTCTGCAGGAAAAGATGGGAACTTACGAGCTTTGCTCTCCACCTTACAATAT GTGCTGTGGCCTGAATGTGGTTGGCAGCCGGTTGGTTTAACTGATTTGATTACAGCCGCTGCTGTTAAAAAAGCTTATAGGAAAGCTACTTTGTGCATTCATCCTGATAAAGTGCAGCAGAAAGGTGCCACTCTTCAGCAGAAATATATTGCGGAGAAGGTGTTTGACCTACTCAAG GAAGCGTGGAACAAATTCAATTCTGAGGAGCTCTTCTAA